AGGAAGGATCCGGCTCAGCGCAGCGTCTTGGAGTCCATGGAGAACTGACCGGTCACCTTGAGGAGGTTGAGACCCATGATGTCCTTGTTCAAGGGCGCCTGACCGGCGGATTTGACGTACTGCTGTCCCTCGTCGGAGAGCGCATAAGCCAGGAAGTCCCGGAGCATCGGCTCCACACCGGCCTTGGGATTCTTGTTGATGTAGACATAGAGGAAGCGGGCGAAGGGATAGGCACCGGAGGAGACCGAATCCGGCGTGGGCTCCACGGCCACATCGGAGCCATTGGGCGCGATGGGCACCGCCCGCAGAGAGGCGAAGACCTCCGAGAGGTTGGCGGTGCAGATCCCTCCGGGATTGGCCGCGATGGCCTCGGTCATGGCCATGGCATCGGCCACGAAGGGCACCGGGAGCCGGGGGGGGCTGGGGGGCATGAAGAGGTTGATCAGGCCCATGACGCTGGAATCGACAGTCCGGGCATAGCGCTTGACGGGCATATCGGACCACTCCCGCTCCCGGACCCCGGCCTCGCCCCAGGTGTTGATCTCCTGGGGCCACCCCAGGCTGCGCTCGGCACAGAAGATGGCCTCCACCTGGGACATGCTGAGCCTCTTGATGGGATTGTCCTTGTTGACCACCCAGACGAGGGCATCCATGGCCAGGGCCACCCGCTCTGGACGGTAGCCCCACCGGGCTTTGAAGGCCTCCTGCTCCTGGGGGGTCAGGTCCCGGGCCAGCATGGCCATCTGGACTTTCCCTTCCGTCAGATCATGGAAGGCCTTGTCCTCTCCAGCAACCTTCACCTCAAGTGAGAAACCCTGGCGACGGGCGGCGAAGGCATCCCCCCAGAGCCCCATGGCGAAGGTCAGGGCCTCGCCGCCTTCAGCCACATAGGCCTGAGAGGAGGGCTGCTGCGCACGCACCAGCGGGGCACCCACCAGGCAGAGGGCCGGGATGAGCGCCTTGGTCCAGCTCTTGAATGTCCGGAAACCCATGAATCCACTCCTGGGAAGCAGTGGCCCCTAGCGGGGCGGTCCATCCAATACGAGCGGAGCACCCGGGGAATCCGGAGAACCCGCCGACTCGAGCGGCAAAGCCGATGAGATTTTTCAGTGACTCAAAAGGAATCATACCCGCGTGCAGTCCCAAGAGGAATCGGATCGCCAGGGATCTGCTGACCTTGCCTCCCCCCGGACCAGAAGCGGCGCTTCAGCATCGCGGCCCTGGAGCAGGTAGACTCGTCCTTTCCTGAAAGTCCATACCCATGTTCTGTTCAAGACACCTGCTCGTTCCCTGCCTGCTGGCCCCTTTCCTCGCCGCCACCCCCCCCCAGGAGCCCCCAGCGCTCCAGGCCTTCATCCAGGGCATGGCCGAGCATCATGGCTTTGACCCCGTCGCTCTGAGAACCCTGCTCGGTAACACCACCCGCCAGGAGCGGGCCAGGCAATGGGTCCTGCCCCCGGCCTCCCCCCTCCAGAGGAACTGGCGGGTTTACCGGACCCGTTTCATCGAACCCCAGCGCCTCAAGGCGGGACTGCACTTCTGGAAGACCCATGAAAAAGCCCTCCGCCGTGCCCAGAATCTCTATGGCGTGCCCCCAGAGGCCATCGTGGGGATTCTGGGCGTGGAGACCCTCTATGGCAGCCGCACCGGTAACTTCCCTGTGCTGGACACCCTGGTGACCCTGGCCTTCGACTATCCGGACATCCCCGGCCGCCCCAGCCGGGCACCATTCTTCCAGGACGAGCTGGAAGCCTACCTCCTCTGGTGCCGGGACACCGCCCAGGATCCCCGCCCATGGCACGGTTCCTACACAGGCGCCATGGGGATGCCCCAATTCATGCCCAGCAGCATCCGGAAATGGGCGGTGGACTTTGATGGCGACGGAAGGATCGACCTTGCAGGCAGCGCAGAGGATGCCATCGGCAGTGTCGCCAGGTATCTGAAGGATCATGGCTGGCGCCCTGGAGAGCCCATCGACCTCCCCATATCCGGCCCCACAGCCCTCAGGGCAGCCGCCACCCTGGCGGACGGGCGCCGTGAACCCCACCGCAGCCTGGCCGTCCTCCGCGAGAGCGGAGTGAGAACACCCAGGAGCCGCCTGGCCCCGGACACACCCGCACTGATCGTCGACCTCCCCACCCCTGGCCACCCCACCGAGTACCGGGTGGGCCTCTCCAACTTCTTCGCCCTGACGGAGTACAACCGCAGCTACTTCTATGCCGCTGCCGTGGCCGACCTCGGACGAGCGGTCAAGGCTCGCCTCAAGCATCCCAAGCGCGTCATCATGGACCATCGATCGGACCGACCATGACCCAGCCC
The sequence above is drawn from the uncultured Holophaga sp. genome and encodes:
- the mltB gene encoding lytic murein transglycosylase B is translated as MFCSRHLLVPCLLAPFLAATPPQEPPALQAFIQGMAEHHGFDPVALRTLLGNTTRQERARQWVLPPASPLQRNWRVYRTRFIEPQRLKAGLHFWKTHEKALRRAQNLYGVPPEAIVGILGVETLYGSRTGNFPVLDTLVTLAFDYPDIPGRPSRAPFFQDELEAYLLWCRDTAQDPRPWHGSYTGAMGMPQFMPSSIRKWAVDFDGDGRIDLAGSAEDAIGSVARYLKDHGWRPGEPIDLPISGPTALRAAATLADGRREPHRSLAVLRESGVRTPRSRLAPDTPALIVDLPTPGHPTEYRVGLSNFFALTEYNRSYFYAAAVADLGRAVKARLKHPKRVIMDHRSDRP
- a CDS encoding substrate-binding domain-containing protein produces the protein MGFRTFKSWTKALIPALCLVGAPLVRAQQPSSQAYVAEGGEALTFAMGLWGDAFAARRQGFSLEVKVAGEDKAFHDLTEGKVQMAMLARDLTPQEQEAFKARWGYRPERVALAMDALVWVVNKDNPIKRLSMSQVEAIFCAERSLGWPQEINTWGEAGVREREWSDMPVKRYARTVDSSVMGLINLFMPPSPPRLPVPFVADAMAMTEAIAANPGGICTANLSEVFASLRAVPIAPNGSDVAVEPTPDSVSSGAYPFARFLYVYINKNPKAGVEPMLRDFLAYALSDEGQQYVKSAGQAPLNKDIMGLNLLKVTGQFSMDSKTLR